In one Umezawaea sp. Da 62-37 genomic region, the following are encoded:
- a CDS encoding tetratricopeptide repeat protein → MPTWKSGELPDPGRCDSLDEFATALRRLKVWAGDPSYESIKDRVNGAWSAAGRPAAELAGKSTVADCFRPGRRRLNTDLVLAVVGALHPDPGYTARWRRALRVIGDPAAASRAHVQDRLPRDVPAFTGRDDEVDRIRRAAADRQPVVVISGMAGVGKTGLAVRAGGLLVDERRFDRVLFAALRGFDTDPAGPPADPTAVLGAFLRLLGVPARQLPRDPAGRAAVYRDRLADSRTLVVLDNAADSDQVRPLTATGPGCLTLVTSRRRLTGLGTAAHLDLDVFPPSDAERFLRQAVPAIPVGPDPEALSRIARRCGHLPLALGLVAAHMGGLSGWTLTDHADRLDKRRDDRRLDTAVELALDVSYRHLPPAERHLLRLLALHPGHDFDGPAAAALAGSGLSAAHERLRRLGGDNLLRTPAPDRYAFHDLVRSHAAGRADDEEPPTAQRAALTRLFDHYLTTSAAAVATLFPAESDRRSPPVFTTAADALAWLDVERPALVAVAGHTAARGWPTHTTRLSTTLWRYLAGGHHADAVAIHGHAHQVARSTGDVVGQARASASLGLTHLRSGRYAQAGDHLRRALELFRHTDDRTGRARALNVLGLVEMWLGRYRSATDHHERALALFRQTGDIPNEARVLGNLGHVDLRLGHHGRAGDHHRRALELFRQTGDRRGEAHVLDCLGTLNTRLDRPDRAAEHHRNALALHRENGDREGEAWALNGFGDAARAAGSPAEAITHHTAAGAIAADVEHRQQQARAHTGLGRAHEALDEPVDAGHHYRRALTLYTDLGLPEADRLRDDLVAARL, encoded by the coding sequence TTGCCAACGTGGAAGTCCGGCGAGCTGCCGGATCCCGGCCGGTGCGACTCGCTGGACGAGTTCGCCACCGCGTTGCGGCGCTTGAAGGTCTGGGCGGGCGACCCCTCGTACGAGTCCATCAAGGACCGCGTCAACGGCGCCTGGTCCGCGGCGGGCAGGCCCGCGGCCGAACTGGCGGGCAAGTCCACCGTGGCGGACTGCTTCCGGCCGGGACGGCGGCGGCTCAACACCGATCTGGTGCTCGCCGTGGTCGGGGCGCTGCACCCCGATCCCGGCTACACGGCCCGTTGGCGGCGGGCGTTGCGCGTGATCGGCGACCCGGCGGCGGCTTCGCGGGCGCACGTCCAGGACCGTCTGCCGCGGGACGTGCCCGCCTTCACCGGTCGCGACGACGAGGTGGACCGGATCCGTCGTGCGGCGGCGGACCGGCAGCCGGTCGTCGTGATCTCGGGCATGGCGGGCGTCGGCAAGACCGGGCTCGCCGTGCGCGCGGGCGGGCTGCTGGTCGACGAGCGGCGGTTCGACCGGGTCCTCTTCGCCGCCCTGCGCGGCTTCGACACCGACCCCGCCGGTCCTCCCGCCGACCCGACCGCCGTGCTCGGCGCCTTCCTGCGCCTGCTGGGCGTGCCCGCCCGGCAGCTCCCGCGCGATCCCGCGGGCCGGGCGGCGGTCTACCGCGACCGCCTCGCGGACAGCCGAACGCTGGTGGTGCTGGACAACGCGGCCGACAGCGACCAGGTCCGGCCGTTGACCGCGACCGGTCCCGGCTGCCTGACCCTGGTGACCAGCCGCAGGCGCCTCACCGGCCTGGGCACCGCCGCCCACCTCGACCTGGACGTGTTCCCGCCGTCGGACGCCGAGCGGTTCCTCCGCCAAGCCGTGCCGGCGATCCCCGTCGGACCCGACCCGGAGGCCCTGTCCCGGATCGCGCGGCGGTGCGGACACCTCCCGCTCGCGCTGGGCCTGGTCGCCGCGCACATGGGCGGGCTGTCCGGCTGGACGCTGACCGACCACGCCGACCGGCTCGACAAGCGCCGCGACGACCGGCGGCTGGACACCGCCGTCGAACTCGCCCTCGACGTGTCCTACCGGCACCTGCCACCCGCCGAACGGCACCTGCTCCGGCTGCTCGCGCTCCACCCCGGACACGACTTCGACGGGCCCGCGGCGGCCGCGCTGGCGGGCAGCGGGCTGAGCGCGGCGCACGAGCGCCTGCGCAGGCTCGGCGGCGACAACCTGCTGCGGACCCCGGCGCCGGACCGCTACGCGTTCCACGACCTGGTCCGCTCCCACGCAGCGGGCCGAGCCGACGACGAGGAGCCGCCGACCGCCCAACGCGCGGCGCTGACCCGGCTGTTCGACCACTACCTCACCACCTCGGCCGCCGCCGTCGCCACGCTGTTCCCCGCCGAGTCGGACCGCCGGTCCCCGCCCGTCTTCACCACCGCGGCCGATGCCCTGGCCTGGCTGGACGTCGAGCGCCCCGCCCTCGTCGCCGTGGCCGGGCACACCGCGGCCCGCGGCTGGCCCACCCACACCACGCGGCTGTCCACGACCCTGTGGCGCTACCTCGCCGGTGGGCACCACGCCGACGCCGTCGCGATCCACGGCCACGCCCACCAGGTCGCCCGCTCCACCGGCGACGTGGTGGGACAGGCGCGGGCGTCGGCGAGCCTGGGCCTCACCCACCTGCGGTCGGGGCGGTACGCGCAGGCGGGCGACCACCTCCGGCGGGCGCTGGAACTGTTCCGGCACACCGACGACCGGACCGGCCGGGCCCGCGCGCTCAACGTCCTCGGCCTCGTCGAGATGTGGCTGGGCCGCTACCGGTCCGCCACCGACCACCACGAGCGGGCGCTGGCGCTGTTCCGGCAGACCGGCGACATCCCCAACGAGGCCCGCGTTTTGGGCAACCTCGGCCACGTCGACCTGCGGCTCGGCCACCACGGACGGGCGGGCGACCACCACCGGCGGGCGCTGGAGTTGTTCCGGCAGACCGGCGACCGCCGCGGCGAGGCGCACGTGCTGGACTGCCTCGGCACCCTGAACACCCGCCTCGACAGGCCGGACCGGGCCGCCGAGCACCACCGGAACGCCCTCGCCCTGCACCGCGAGAACGGCGACCGCGAAGGGGAAGCATGGGCTCTCAACGGTTTCGGCGACGCCGCGCGGGCCGCGGGCAGCCCCGCCGAGGCCATCACCCACCACACCGCCGCGGGCGCCATCGCCGCCGACGTCGAACACCGGCAGCAGCAGGCCCGCGCCCACACCGGTCTCGGCCGCGCTCACGAGGCGCTCGACGAGCCGGTCGACGCGGGCCACCACTACCGGCGCGCCCTGACCCTCTACACCGACCTCGGCCTGCCCGAGGCCGACCGGCTCCGGGACGACCTGGTCGCCGCCCGGCTCTGA
- a CDS encoding VCBS repeat-containing protein encodes MNTTGSGFFRSLFRRPLAAIAVVTTLVAGMLTIQLAVESPPQARAASSVGGSISRTEVIARAKYWYDRGDTWYSQDQSDAISDGTGGKYRPDCSGLIAMAWHLPKKSDGWDLNTDDFHSYSGKAWLSSLHDLQPGDAMLRDGHVELFEKWVDAGDHTRGSWVYSENDYGQKTNHNTDSWSEMNTYRGIRYDKIVNRTSGPDGADFNSDGVGDIFSAATGTLTIWNGKGSNNFAAADLIGGGWGPYSRPIAGDFDGDGISDLAAVADGKLHIWNGKGSNNFAAAIVTGPGWTPYAATLLSLGDVNKDGRDDIGAVSEGTFYVWNGKGDNKFGAADAIGPGWSIYSRPIGGDFDGDGIGDIAAVNAGELHIWNGKGSNNFAADVVTGPGWAPYAATLMTIGDIDSDGRTDIGAISDDMLYTWSGRGDNKFAAADVHGPGWAPYF; translated from the coding sequence ATGAACACAACCGGCTCAGGGTTCTTCCGATCGCTGTTCCGCCGCCCGCTCGCCGCGATCGCGGTCGTCACGACGCTCGTCGCGGGAATGCTGACCATCCAGCTCGCCGTCGAGAGCCCGCCGCAGGCGAGAGCGGCGTCCTCGGTGGGCGGCTCGATCAGCCGCACGGAGGTGATCGCCCGTGCGAAGTACTGGTATGACCGGGGCGACACCTGGTACAGCCAGGACCAGTCCGACGCCATCTCCGACGGCACGGGCGGCAAGTACCGGCCGGACTGCTCCGGTCTGATCGCGATGGCCTGGCACCTGCCCAAGAAGTCCGACGGGTGGGACCTCAACACCGACGACTTCCACTCCTACTCGGGCAAGGCGTGGCTGAGCAGCCTGCACGACCTCCAGCCCGGTGACGCCATGCTCCGCGACGGCCACGTCGAGCTGTTCGAGAAGTGGGTCGACGCGGGCGACCACACCCGCGGCTCGTGGGTGTACTCCGAGAACGACTACGGCCAGAAGACCAACCACAACACCGACTCCTGGTCGGAGATGAACACCTACCGCGGCATCCGCTACGACAAGATCGTCAACCGGACCTCCGGCCCGGACGGCGCGGACTTCAACTCCGACGGCGTCGGTGACATCTTCTCGGCGGCGACGGGGACGTTGACGATCTGGAACGGCAAGGGGAGCAACAACTTCGCGGCCGCGGATCTGATCGGTGGTGGTTGGGGGCCGTACAGCAGGCCGATCGCCGGGGATTTCGACGGTGACGGGATCAGCGATCTCGCGGCGGTGGCCGACGGGAAGCTGCACATCTGGAACGGCAAGGGCAGCAACAACTTCGCGGCCGCCATCGTGACGGGTCCGGGCTGGACCCCGTACGCGGCGACGCTGCTGTCCCTGGGCGATGTGAACAAGGACGGTCGCGATGACATCGGCGCGGTCTCCGAGGGCACGTTCTACGTCTGGAACGGCAAGGGCGACAACAAGTTCGGTGCCGCGGACGCCATCGGTCCGGGTTGGTCGATCTACAGCCGTCCGATCGGCGGCGACTTCGACGGTGACGGCATCGGTGACATCGCCGCGGTCAACGCCGGTGAGCTGCACATCTGGAACGGCAAGGGGAGCAACAACTTCGCCGCCGACGTCGTCACCGGTCCCGGTTGGGCGCCGTACGCCGCCACCCTCATGACCATCGGTGACATCGACAGCGACGGCCGCACCGACATCGGCGCGATCTCGGACGACATGCTCTACACCTGGAGCGGGCGCGGGGACAACAAGTTCGCGGCTGCCGACGTGCACGGCCCCGGTTGGGCTCCGTACTTCTGA
- a CDS encoding SDR family oxidoreductase, with product MGRYDGRNVVITGGSSGLGFAMASLLVDGGARVLITGRGQDALDSARERLGGNAVAVRSDAASLSDVAALADRVKSEFGTLDALFVNAGITDFVPFEAMTEEVYDDLFAVNAKGPYFTVQKLAPLLSSGSGVVLTTSIVNVLGVPSISAYAASKAALRSMVRGMARELLPRGIRVNAVSPGPIETGILAKTMPKEAAEQFKAQMTADVPMLRFGDPAEVARAAAFLAFDATYTTGAELAVDGGGSQL from the coding sequence ATGGGCAGGTACGACGGCAGGAACGTCGTGATCACGGGAGGGAGCAGCGGACTCGGCTTCGCGATGGCCTCGCTGCTGGTGGACGGCGGGGCGCGCGTCCTCATCACCGGACGCGGCCAGGACGCGCTGGACTCCGCGCGGGAACGGCTCGGCGGGAACGCGGTCGCGGTCCGGAGCGACGCCGCCTCGCTTTCGGACGTGGCCGCGCTGGCCGACCGGGTGAAAAGCGAGTTCGGCACCCTCGACGCCCTTTTCGTGAATGCGGGCATCACCGATTTCGTCCCGTTCGAGGCGATGACGGAGGAGGTGTACGACGACCTGTTCGCGGTGAACGCCAAAGGGCCGTACTTCACCGTCCAGAAGCTCGCCCCGCTGCTGTCCTCCGGCAGCGGCGTCGTGCTGACCACCTCGATCGTGAACGTGCTGGGCGTGCCGTCGATCAGCGCGTACGCGGCCAGCAAGGCCGCCCTGCGGTCGATGGTCCGCGGCATGGCCCGCGAGCTGCTGCCGAGGGGGATCCGCGTCAACGCCGTGAGCCCCGGCCCCATCGAGACGGGGATCCTGGCGAAGACGATGCCGAAGGAGGCCGCCGAGCAGTTCAAGGCGCAGATGACCGCGGATGTCCCCATGCTGCGGTTCGGCGACCCCGCCGAGGTCGCCAGGGCTGCCGCGTTCCTCGCGTTCGACGCCACGTACACCACCGGCGCCGAGCTGGCCGTGGACGGCGGCGGCTCCCAGCTCTGA
- a CDS encoding TetR/AcrR family transcriptional regulator C-terminal domain-containing protein: MSSQRPDPPYRRIVAELRARILTGDLRPGDRLPSIRQIARRQDVAIATATKVVAALREEGLVEPKVGSGTVVGRGVRPAGPIRTPPPRARSAGVPRRASDRAHVLRAAVAIADVEGLDAVSMRRLAAELGVGPMSLYRHVANKDELVARMVDEVFGGAVLPDPGPEGWRAKLELVAREQWELCRRHPWLPKAISFTRPALVPNAMAHTEWTLRALDGLGLPVATRIREALTLHGLVVTVALSMAAEIEAEQETGVHLDQWWLTRRQRAEELLGTGRFPLLAAVPAETASDLDGLFEYGMARHLDGFAALVEDHARTPS, from the coding sequence ATGTCGTCGCAGCGCCCGGACCCGCCCTACCGGCGGATCGTCGCGGAGCTCCGCGCCCGGATCCTGACGGGCGACCTGCGGCCCGGTGACCGGCTGCCGTCGATCCGGCAGATCGCCCGGCGGCAGGACGTCGCGATCGCGACCGCGACCAAGGTGGTGGCGGCCCTGCGCGAGGAGGGGCTGGTCGAGCCGAAGGTCGGTTCGGGCACCGTGGTCGGTCGCGGGGTCCGCCCGGCCGGTCCGATCAGGACACCGCCGCCGCGAGCACGATCGGCGGGAGTCCCCAGGCGGGCGTCGGACCGGGCGCACGTCCTGCGCGCCGCCGTCGCGATAGCCGATGTCGAGGGGCTCGACGCCGTGTCCATGCGGCGGCTCGCGGCCGAACTCGGCGTCGGTCCCATGTCGCTGTACCGGCACGTGGCGAACAAGGACGAACTGGTGGCGCGGATGGTCGACGAGGTCTTCGGCGGCGCGGTGCTGCCCGACCCCGGACCGGAAGGGTGGCGGGCCAAGCTCGAACTGGTCGCCCGCGAGCAGTGGGAGCTGTGCCGTCGGCACCCCTGGCTGCCGAAGGCCATCTCGTTCACCCGCCCCGCGCTCGTGCCCAACGCGATGGCGCACACCGAGTGGACCCTGCGCGCGCTCGACGGCCTCGGGCTGCCCGTCGCGACGCGGATCCGCGAAGCGCTCACGCTGCACGGGCTGGTCGTCACCGTCGCGCTGTCGATGGCGGCGGAGATCGAGGCGGAGCAGGAGACCGGTGTGCACCTGGACCAGTGGTGGCTGACCCGGCGGCAGCGGGCGGAGGAACTGCTGGGCACCGGCCGGTTCCCCCTGCTGGCGGCGGTCCCGGCGGAAACGGCGTCGGACCTGGACGGGCTGTTCGAGTACGGCATGGCCCGACACCTCGACGGTTTCGCGGCCCTGGTGGAGGACCACGCGCGGACGCCGTCGTAG
- a CDS encoding alpha/beta hydrolase has translation MTIDTAYDTTRPTLVLVHGSNSSSALCAGLITELTLRGHRAVAVDLPGHGTEAFHPRSYRAPQDLDALATEPSPLAGITVDDYIERVVHVVRRARRHGPVVLAGAGQGGVTVSRVGNAIPELLDRVVYLAAYCCVDLPTMTAYLATPENADSLLHLVQAVVVSDPQVLGVTRINWRSADPEVFDTVRRCLAGGFTDEGVSRLLTTLEPDETAAIPLTEARGEARTWGRIPRTYVRFTLDRLIPPALQDRFIAEADRLTPDNPTDVRSIAAPHVGPLDRPDLVDVLAGLLSR, from the coding sequence ATGACAATCGATACGGCGTACGACACCACGCGGCCCACCCTCGTGCTCGTCCACGGCAGCAACTCCTCGTCGGCCTTGTGCGCGGGGCTGATCACCGAACTCACCCTGCGCGGGCACCGGGCCGTGGCCGTCGACCTCCCCGGACACGGCACCGAGGCGTTCCACCCGCGCTCCTACCGGGCACCGCAGGACCTCGACGCGCTGGCGACCGAGCCGTCGCCGCTCGCCGGGATCACCGTCGACGACTACATCGAGCGCGTCGTGCACGTCGTGCGCCGCGCCCGCCGCCACGGGCCGGTGGTCCTGGCGGGCGCCGGGCAGGGAGGTGTCACCGTGAGCAGGGTCGGCAACGCGATTCCGGAGCTGCTCGACCGGGTGGTGTACCTCGCGGCGTACTGCTGCGTGGACCTGCCGACCATGACCGCCTACCTCGCCACGCCGGAGAACGCCGACAGCCTGCTCCACCTGGTGCAGGCGGTGGTCGTCTCCGACCCGCAGGTGCTGGGGGTGACCAGGATCAACTGGCGCTCGGCCGATCCCGAGGTGTTCGACACCGTCCGGCGGTGCCTCGCGGGCGGCTTCACCGACGAGGGGGTGAGCAGGCTGCTCACCACGCTCGAACCGGACGAGACCGCGGCCATCCCGCTGACCGAGGCGCGCGGCGAGGCGCGGACGTGGGGCCGGATCCCCCGGACGTACGTGCGCTTCACCCTCGACCGGCTGATCCCGCCCGCGTTGCAGGACCGGTTCATCGCCGAGGCCGACCGCCTCACCCCGGACAACCCGACCGACGTGCGGAGCATCGCCGCTCCCCACGTCGGCCCGCTCGACCGGCCCGACCTGGTGGACGTCCTGGCCGGACTCCTCAGCCGCTGA
- a CDS encoding undecaprenyl-diphosphate phosphatase, which produces MSAISIGQAVVLGVVEGVTEFLPVSSTGHLKITEGLMDIPVDDKAVVAFTAVIQVGAIAAVLVYFFKDIVRIVGAWFRGLRDREERGGHDYKFAWWVIFATIPIVVVGLAAKPLIEGTLASLWVVAGSLIVGSGLMWAADRMGKRTRGEADTTFKDAMLVGSSQILALLFPGFSRSGATMSTGLILDLDRVAATRLSFFLGIPALTGAGIYELKDALGAGVDTAPLAVGTLVSFVVAYASIAWLLKFVANHTFNAFVVYRIVIGLLLFGLLGTGVLTA; this is translated from the coding sequence GTGAGCGCGATCAGCATCGGACAAGCCGTGGTCCTGGGCGTGGTCGAGGGGGTGACCGAGTTCCTCCCCGTGTCCTCCACCGGACACCTCAAGATCACCGAGGGCCTGATGGACATCCCGGTCGACGACAAGGCCGTCGTCGCGTTCACCGCCGTCATCCAGGTCGGCGCCATCGCCGCCGTGCTCGTCTACTTCTTCAAGGACATCGTCCGGATCGTCGGCGCCTGGTTCCGCGGACTGCGCGACCGCGAGGAACGCGGCGGCCACGACTACAAGTTCGCCTGGTGGGTCATCTTCGCCACCATCCCCATCGTGGTCGTCGGGCTGGCCGCCAAACCCCTCATCGAGGGCACCCTGGCATCCCTGTGGGTCGTCGCGGGCTCGCTGATCGTCGGCAGCGGCCTGATGTGGGCGGCGGACCGGATGGGCAAGCGCACCCGCGGCGAAGCCGACACGACGTTCAAGGACGCCATGCTCGTCGGCTCCTCGCAGATCCTCGCCCTGCTGTTCCCCGGCTTCTCCCGCTCCGGCGCCACCATGTCCACCGGCCTCATCCTCGACCTCGACCGGGTCGCCGCCACCAGGTTGTCGTTCTTCCTCGGCATCCCGGCCCTCACCGGAGCGGGCATCTACGAGCTCAAGGACGCCCTCGGCGCAGGCGTCGACACCGCGCCCCTGGCCGTCGGCACGCTCGTGTCGTTCGTCGTGGCCTACGCCTCGATCGCCTGGCTGCTCAAGTTCGTCGCCAACCACACCTTCAACGCCTTCGTTGTCTACCGGATCGTCATCGGCCTGCTGCTGTTCGGCCTGCTGGGCACCGGCGTCCTCACGGCCTGA
- a CDS encoding alpha/beta hydrolase, which yields MPPTASRSRTALTLSCVALVGTLLAACDEESEDSASETSTAGQPVTGPAKITVDGYSVNVDCSGPSAGGPTVVLLAGLGDPLEKLADLRKGLGEGTRVCAYDRLGEGASDQPRDPQTIESSGRILTGVLSQVSGDGPVVLVGHSLGGLIAARYAPDHQDEVKGLVLLDATSPTAVADTSTLIPESETGPAAEVRAQLVATAKGDNPEKFLIVDGEVRSAGAIPVEVVQHGKPVFAELPVYGPDLDRQWAEGQAKWLAVSSGSTPSTAAESGHYVYVDQPDIAVQAIQRVVAEVARSK from the coding sequence TTGCCGCCCACTGCTTCCCGATCGCGCACCGCCCTCACCCTGTCCTGCGTCGCACTGGTCGGGACACTGCTCGCCGCCTGCGACGAGGAGTCCGAGGACTCGGCGTCGGAGACGTCCACCGCCGGGCAACCGGTCACGGGTCCCGCGAAGATCACCGTCGACGGGTACTCCGTGAACGTGGACTGCTCCGGTCCGTCGGCGGGAGGTCCGACGGTCGTGCTGCTGGCGGGTCTGGGCGACCCGCTGGAGAAGCTGGCCGACCTGCGCAAGGGCCTCGGCGAGGGGACCAGGGTCTGCGCGTACGACCGGCTCGGGGAAGGCGCGAGCGACCAGCCGAGGGACCCGCAGACCATTGAGTCCAGCGGCCGGATCCTGACCGGCGTGCTCTCCCAGGTCTCGGGCGACGGCCCGGTCGTCCTCGTCGGGCACTCGCTGGGCGGCCTGATCGCCGCCCGGTACGCGCCCGACCACCAGGACGAGGTCAAGGGCCTCGTCCTGCTGGACGCCACGTCGCCCACGGCGGTCGCGGACACCTCGACCCTGATCCCCGAGTCGGAGACCGGCCCGGCCGCCGAGGTGCGGGCCCAGTTGGTCGCCACGGCCAAGGGGGACAACCCCGAGAAGTTCCTCATCGTCGACGGCGAGGTGCGGTCCGCCGGCGCCATCCCGGTGGAGGTCGTCCAGCACGGGAAGCCGGTGTTCGCGGAACTCCCCGTCTACGGTCCCGACCTGGACCGGCAGTGGGCGGAAGGGCAGGCGAAGTGGCTGGCGGTGTCCAGCGGCAGTACGCCGAGCACCGCGGCGGAGAGCGGCCACTACGTCTACGTCGACCAGCCGGACATCGCCGTGCAGGCGATCCAGCGGGTGGTCGCCGAGGTCGCGCGGTCCAAGTGA
- a CDS encoding DUF4037 domain-containing protein — MTRAFIPGLELAELFHAEVVAPIAAKALVGVPHSVALIGWGSEVQGFDTERSTDHAWGPRLQLFLGPDDFAARADDLDALLDRELPVEFRGYPVRFPFPAGAPARHWVHVTDVRAYFTEQLGVDPGDGLTASAWLTVPTQVLRELTGGAVFHDGLGLLEPYRELLAWYPDDVWRHVLAAQWMRLSQEEPFVGRCGEVGDDLGSAVVAARQVRDLMKLCLLVNRVYPPYGKWLGTAFAALPRAAELTPHLSAALAARSWQDRERHLSAAYEIAAALHNGLGLTEPVDGGVRYFHDRPFRVLDAHRFTDALVATIGDPAIRALPPVGAIDQYVDNTDLTDRRNADRRRRYVAGPGL, encoded by the coding sequence GTGACACGAGCATTCATCCCCGGTCTCGAACTGGCCGAGCTGTTCCACGCCGAGGTCGTCGCCCCGATCGCGGCCAAGGCCCTGGTCGGGGTGCCGCACTCGGTGGCGCTGATCGGCTGGGGTTCGGAGGTGCAGGGCTTCGACACGGAGCGCTCCACCGACCACGCCTGGGGGCCGCGCCTGCAACTGTTCCTCGGGCCCGACGACTTCGCCGCCCGCGCCGACGACCTGGACGCCCTGCTCGACCGGGAGCTGCCCGTCGAGTTCCGCGGCTACCCGGTCCGCTTCCCCTTCCCGGCGGGTGCGCCCGCCCGGCACTGGGTGCACGTCACGGACGTGCGGGCGTACTTCACCGAGCAGTTGGGCGTGGATCCCGGAGACGGCCTGACGGCCTCCGCCTGGCTGACCGTCCCGACCCAGGTCCTGCGCGAGCTGACCGGTGGCGCGGTCTTCCACGACGGCCTCGGCCTCCTGGAGCCCTACCGGGAGCTGCTGGCCTGGTACCCGGACGACGTGTGGCGGCACGTCCTGGCCGCCCAGTGGATGCGCCTGTCCCAGGAGGAGCCGTTCGTGGGCCGCTGCGGCGAGGTCGGCGACGACCTCGGCTCCGCGGTGGTGGCCGCCCGGCAGGTCCGCGACCTGATGAAGCTGTGCCTGCTGGTGAACCGGGTCTACCCGCCCTACGGCAAGTGGCTGGGCACCGCCTTCGCCGCCCTGCCCCGCGCCGCCGAGCTGACGCCGCACCTGTCCGCCGCCCTGGCCGCGCGGAGCTGGCAGGACCGGGAGCGGCACCTCTCAGCCGCCTACGAGATCGCCGCCGCGCTGCACAACGGGCTCGGCCTCACCGAACCGGTGGACGGCGGCGTCCGCTACTTCCACGACCGGCCGTTCCGGGTCCTGGACGCCCACCGGTTCACCGACGCGCTCGTCGCGACGATCGGCGATCCGGCCATCCGGGCCCTGCCGCCGGTCGGCGCGATCGACCAGTACGTCGACAACACCGACCTCACCGACCGGCGGAACGCCGACCGGCGCCGCCGCTACGTCGCGGGCCCCGGCCTCTGA
- a CDS encoding LysR family transcriptional regulator, which translates to MTDTRSTAGAPPGSDLDLRLVGYFTVVAEHLNFGRAAVALRVAQPSLSRQIQRLEEQVGVRLFDRTPQGSRLTEAGRVFLPRARALLRAAHEATLTARAAAPPHEISIGYVEDLVITPAVRELRYRHPDALVRTHHLEWPDALALPERRVDALVARVPLPFPTDHLRLTVLYDEPRVLLVPTSHRLAGKESITPDDFATEDLVPCTGTAAAFGAPPGPVVERYEDKLELVAAGLAVAVLPAGDRRSTLRRDVTTVPIAGDEPYRVVLATRVDDPNPLVAVFRDSARAHLTGSA; encoded by the coding sequence ATGACCGATACCCGTTCCACCGCGGGTGCCCCGCCCGGTTCGGACCTCGACCTGCGGCTGGTCGGCTACTTCACGGTCGTGGCGGAACACCTCAACTTCGGCCGCGCGGCCGTCGCGCTGCGCGTCGCCCAGCCCTCGCTCAGCCGCCAGATCCAGCGGCTGGAGGAGCAGGTCGGCGTCCGCCTGTTCGACCGGACACCGCAGGGCAGCCGCCTCACCGAGGCGGGCCGGGTGTTCCTGCCGCGGGCGCGGGCGCTGCTCCGGGCCGCCCACGAGGCGACGCTCACCGCACGGGCCGCCGCGCCGCCGCACGAGATCTCCATCGGGTACGTCGAGGACCTCGTCATCACGCCCGCGGTGCGCGAACTGCGCTACCGCCACCCCGACGCCCTGGTGCGCACCCACCACCTGGAGTGGCCCGACGCCCTGGCCCTGCCGGAACGACGGGTGGACGCGCTCGTCGCACGGGTGCCGCTGCCGTTCCCGACCGACCACCTGCGCCTGACCGTGCTGTACGACGAGCCGCGGGTGCTCCTCGTGCCCACGTCGCACCGCCTGGCGGGCAAGGAGTCGATCACCCCGGACGACTTCGCCACCGAGGACCTGGTCCCCTGCACCGGCACCGCCGCCGCGTTCGGCGCGCCCCCAGGTCCCGTCGTCGAGCGCTACGAGGACAAGCTCGAACTCGTCGCGGCCGGTCTGGCCGTCGCCGTCCTGCCCGCGGGCGACCGGCGCAGCACCCTGCGCCGGGACGTCACGACCGTCCCGATCGCGGGAGACGAGCCGTACCGGGTCGTGCTCGCCACCCGCGTCGACGACCCGAACCCGCTGGTCGCCGTCTTCCGCGACTCGGCGCGGGCGCACCTCACCGGATCGGCGTAG